In the Nocardioides panaciterrulae genome, TACGCCGCGGCGCGGGCCTCCTCGGTCGGCTCCACCCGGATGCTGCGGTACCGCTCGAGGCCGGTGCCCGCCGGGATCAGCTTTCCGATGATCACGTTCTCCTTCAGACCGCGCAGGCTGTCCGAGCGACCGTGGATCGCCGCGTCGGTGAGGACGCGGGTGGTCTCCTGGAAGGAGGCCGCCGAGAGCCACGACTCGGTCGCCAGCGAGGCCTTGGTGATGCCCATGAGGACCGGGCGACCCGAGGCCGGCTTGCCGCCCTCGGAGACCACGCGCCGGTTCTCCTCCTCGAACTTCACCCGGTCGAACAGGTCCGACGGGAGCATGGTCGTGTCACCGGACTCGATCACCGTGATCCGCCGCAGCATCTGCCGGACGATGATCTCGATGTGCTTGTCGTGGATCGACACGCCCTGCGAGCGGTAGACGTTCTGCACCTCGTCCACCAGGTGCTCCTGCGCCTTGCGGACGCCCAGGATGCGCAGCACGTCCTGCGGGTCGGGGGTACCGACCGTGAGCATCTGGCCGACCTCGATGTGGTCGCCGTCGGCGACCAGCAGGCGCGAACGCTTGGAGACCGGGTACTCCTGGACCTCCGAGCCGTCGTCCGGGGTGACCAGGACCTTGCGGGCCTTGTCGGTCTCCTCGATCGTGATCCGGCCCGAGGCCTCCGCGATCGGCGAGCGGCCCTTCGGGGAGCGGGCCTCGAAGAGCTCGACCACGCGGGGCAGACCCTGCGTGATGTCGTCCGCGGAGGCCACACCACCGGTGTGGAAGGTACGCATCGTCAGCTGGGTGCCCGGCTCACCGATGGACTGGGCGGCGATGATGCCGACCGCCTCACCGATGTCGACGAGCTTGCCGGTGGCCAGCGAACGGCCGTAGCACTTCGCGCAGGTGCCGGTCTTGGCGTCACAGGTCAGCACCGAGCGGACCTTGACCTCCTCGATCCCCGCGGCGATGAGCTCACCGATCTTGACGTCGCCGAGGTCCTCACCGGCGGCGGCGAGCACCTCGCCGGTCTCCGGGTGGGTGACCTCGGTGGCCGCCGAACGGGCGTACGCCGCGGTCTCGGCGTTCTCGTGCTTGACGACGGTCGCACCCGAGCCATCCGGGGACTCACGCCGCTCGCCGATCCGCTTGGGCAGGCCGCGCTCGGTGCCACAGTCGTCCTCGCGGATGATGACGTCCTGCGAGACGTCCACCAGGCGACGGGTCAGGTAGCCCGAGTCGGCGGTCCGCAGCGCGGTGTCGGCGAGGCCCTTGCGGGCACCGTGGGTGGAGATGAAGTACTCCAGCACGGTCAGGCCCTCACGGAAGTTCGCCTTGATCGGCCGCGGGATGATGTCGCCCTTCGGGTTCGCCACCAGGCCACGCATGGCCGCGACCTGACGGATCTGCATCATGTTTCCGGACGCACCGGAGTCGACCATCATGAAGATCGGGTTGGTCCGGTCGAACGTCGCCTCCATGGCCTTCGCCACGTCGTTGGACGCCTGGGTCCAGATCTCGATGAGCTCCTGGCGGCGCTCGTCGTCGGTGACCAGACCGCGCTCGAACTGCTTCTGGACCTTGGCCGCCTGTGCCTCGTAGCCCTCGAGGATCGCGGCCTTCTCCGGCGGGGTGGTCACGTCGTCGATCGAGACGGTCACGCCCGAGCGGGTCGCCCAGTGGAAGCCGGCGTCCTTCAGCGCGTCCAGCGACGCCGCCACCTCGACCTTGCTGTAGCGCTCGGCGAGGTCGTTGACGATCGCGCCCAGGGCCTTCTTGCCCACCTCGTAGTTCACGTACGGGTAGTTGGCCGGCAGGGTGTCGTTGAACAGGGTGCGGCCCAGCGTGGTCTCGAGGGTCAGCGAGCGACCCTCCTCCCAGTCGGTCAGCTCCAGGTCCAGCGGCGGGACGATGTCGTCGAGGCGGATCCTGACCTTGCTCTGCAGGCTGATCTCGGCACGGTCGAACGCCATGATCGCCTCGGCCTGGGACGAGAACACCCGTCCCTCGCCCGGCTCGCCCTCACGGTCGGTGGTGAGGAAGAACAGGCCGATGATCATGTCCTGGGTCGGCATGGTCACGGGCCGACCGTCCGACGGCTTCAAGATGTTGTTCGTCGACAGCATCAGGATCCGGGCCTCGGCCTGGGCCTCCGCCGACAGCGGCAGGTGCACGGCCATCTGGTCACCGTCGAAGTCGGCGTTGAAGGCCGAGCAGACCAGCGGGTGGATCTGGATGGCCTTGCCCTCGATCAGCTGCGGCTCGAAGGCCTGGATGCCGAGGCGGTGCAGGGTCGGCGCCCGGTTCAGCAGCACCGGGTGCTCGGTGATGACCTCTTCGAGGACGTCCCACACCACGGCGTACCGGGCACCGGACGTCGCGCGCTCCACCATCCGCTTGGCGGACTTGATGTTCTGCGCGTGCGAGAGGTCCACCAGCCGCTTCATCACGAACGGCTTGAACAGCTCCAGCGCCATCTGCTTGGGCAGACCGCACTGGTGCAGCTTGAGCTGCGGACCCGACACGATGACCGAACGGCCCGAGTAGTCCACGCGCTTGCCGAGCAGGTTCTGGCGGAACCGGCCCTGCTTGCCCTTGAGCATGTCGGACAACGACTTCAGCGGCCGGTTGCCCGGGCCGGTGACCGGACGACCGCGGCGGCCGTTGTCGAACAGCGAGTCGACGGCCTCCTGGAGCATCCGCTTCTCGTTGTTGACGATGATCTCGGGCGCGCCGAGGTCGAGCAGCCGCTTGAGGCGGTTGTTCCGGTTGATCACCCGGCGGTACAGGTCGTTGAGGTCGGAGGTCGCGAAGCGGCCACCGTCGAGCTGCACCATCGGACGCAGGTCCGGGGGGATGACCGGGACGGCGTCGAGCACCATGCCCTGCGGCTTGTTGCCGGTCTTGCGGAACGCGTCGACGACCTTGAGGCGCTTGAGGGCGCGGACCTTGCGCTGGCCCTTGCCGTTGGCGATCGTGTCGCGCAGCGACTCGATCTCGGCCTCGATGTCGAAGGACTCGAGGCGCTTCTGGATCGCCGTGGCGCCCATGTGGCCCTCGAAGTACTTGCCGAACCAGTTCTTCATCTCGCGGTAGAGCATCTCGTCGCCCGTGAGGTCCTGGACCTTGAGCGACTTGAAGGTGCTCCACACCTCGTCGAGGCGGTCGATCTCGCGCTGGGCGCGGTCGCGCAGCTGCTTCATCTCCCGCTCGGCGCCGTCCTTGACCTTGCGGCGGGCGTCGGCCTTGGCACCCTCGGCCTCCAGGGACGCGAGGTCCTCCTCGAGCTTGCGGGCGCGGTCCTCGATGGAGGTGTCGCGGCGCTTCTCGAGGCGCTCGCGCTCCAGGCCGACCTTGCCCTCGAGCGAGGACAGGTCGCGGTGCCGGGCGTCCTCGTCGACGGAGGTGATCATGTAGGCCGCGAAGTAGATGACCTTCTCCAGGTCCTTCGGCGCCAGGTCGAGCAGGTAGCCCAGCCGGCTCGGCACACCCTTGAAGTACCAGATGTGCGTGACCGGCGCGGCCAGCTCGATGTGCCCCATCCGCTCACGGCGGACCTTGGAGCGGGTCACCTCGACGCCGCAGCGCTCGCAGATGATGCCCTTGAAGCGCACGCGCTTGTACTTGCCGCAGTAGCACTCCCAGTCCCGGGTGGGACCGAAGATCTTCTCGCAGAAGAGGCCGTCACGCTCGGGCTTGAGCGTGCGGTAGTTGATGGTCTCCGGCTTCTTGACCTCACCGTGGCTCCAGGTGCGGATGTCGTCCGCGGTGGCCAGGCCGATCTGAAGCTGGTCGAAGAAGTTCACGTCGAGCACGATGGCTGCAATCCTTCGTTAGAAATTCTGGTGTGGCTGAGGACTGAGGGGGCCGGCGCGCCGTCGCAGGCGCGCCGGCCGGATGCTCAGACTTCTTCGACGGAGCTGGGCTCGCGACGGGACAGGTCGATGCCGAGCTCCTCGGCGGCGCGGAAGACGTCCTCCTCCGCGTCGCGCATCTCGATGGCCGTGCCGTCCTGGGACAGCACCTCCACGTTGAGGCAGAGCGACTGCATCTCCTTGATGAGAACCTTGAACGACTCGGGGATGCCGGAGTCGGGGATGTTCTCGCCCTTCACGATGGCCTCGTAGACCTTGACGCGACCGGGCACGTCGTCGGACTTGATCGTGAGCAGCTCCTGCAGGGCGTAGGCGGCGCCGTACGCCTCCATCGCCCAGACCTCCATCTCGCCGAACCGCTGGCCACCGAACTGGGCCTTACCGCCCAGCGGCTGCTGCGTGATCATCGAGTACGGGCCGGTGCTGCGCGCGTGGATCTTGTCGTCCACGAGGTGGTGCAGCTTGAGGATGTACATGTAGCCGACCGAGACCGGGTCCGGGAACGGCTCGCCGGAGCGGCCGTCGAACAGGTTGGCCTTGCCGGTCTCGTCGATCATCCGCTCGCCGTCGCGGTTGGGGATCGTCGCGCCCAGCAGCCCGGTGATCTCGTCCTCGCGGGCACCGTCGAACACCGGGGTCGCCACGCGGCTGTCCGGCTCGGCCTTCTCGGCGTGGATCTTGATCAGCCGCTGCTTCCAGTCGGCGTCGCCGGCGTCAGCGGACAGGTTGAGGTCCCAGCCCTGCTTGGCCAGCCAGCCGAGGTGGAGCTCGAGGATCTGGCCGATGTTCATCCGGCGCGGCACGCCGAGCGGGTTGAGGATCACGTCGACCGGGGTGCCGTCCTCCATGAACGGCATGTCCTCGACCGGCAGGATCTTCGCGATGACGCCCTTGTTGCCGTGACGGCCGGCGAGCTTGTCGCCCACGGAGATCTTGCGCTTCTGCGCGACGTAGACGCGGACCAGCTGGTTCACGCCCGGGGGCAGCTCGTCGCCCTCCTCGCGGTCGAAGACCCGGACGCCGATGACGGTGCCGTTCTCACCGTGCGGGACCTTCATCGAGGTGTCGCGCACCTCGCGCGCCTTCTCGCCGAAGATCGCGCGCAGCAGGCGCTCCTCGGGGGTCAGCTCGGTCTCGCCCTTCGGGGTGACCTTGCCGACCAGGATGTCGCCGGTGGTCACCTCGGCGCCGATGCGGATGATGCCGCGCTCGTCGAGGTCGGCCAGCATCTCCTCGGAGACGTTCGGGATGTCCCGGGTGATCTCCTCGGGGCCCAGCTTGGTGTCGCGGGCGTCGACCTCGTGCTCCTCGATGTGGATCGAGGTGAGGACGTCCTCCTGGACCAGCCGCTGGCTGAGGATGATCGCGTCCTCGTAGTTGTGGCCCTGCCACGGCATGAACGCCACGAGCAGGTTGGTGCCCAGCGCCATCTCCGCGTCGTCGGTGCACGGGCCGTCGGCGATCGGGGAGCCGACCTCGACGCGCGCACCCTCGCTCACCAGCGGACGCTGGTTGATGCAGGTGCCCTGGTTGGAGCGACGGAACTTCGCCAGCTTGTACGTCGAGTAGGTGCCGTCGTCGTTCATCGTCTCGATGACCTCGGCGGAGACCTCCTTGACCACACCGGCCTTGGTGGCGGTCACGACGTCGCCGGCGTCGACGGCGGCGCGGTACTCCATGCCGGTGCCGACCAGCGGCGAGTCGCTGCGGATCAGCGGCACCGCCTGGCGCTGCATGTTGGCGCCCATCAGCGCGCGGTTGGCGTCGTCGTGCTCGAGGAACGGGATCAGGGCGGTCGCGACCGACACCATCTGGCGCGGGGAGACGTCCATGTAGTCGACCTCGTCGGCCAGCAGCTCGGAGACCTCGCCGTCGCGCTGGCGGACCAGCACCCGCTCGTTGACGAAGCGGCCCTCGTCGTCGAGCGCGGCGTTGGCCTGCGCGATGACGTGGCGGTCCTCGTCGTCGGCGGTGAGGTAGTCGATCTGCGAGGTGACCTGGCCGTCGACGACCTTGCGGTACGGCGTCTCGACGAACCCGAACGGGTTGATCCGGCCGTAGGAGGCCAGCGAGCCGATCAGGCCGATGTTCGGGCCCTCAGGGGTCTCGATCGGGCACATGCGGCCGTAGTGCGACGGGTGGACGTCACGGACCTCCATGCCCGCGCGGTCACGGGACAGACCGCCGGGACCGAGCGCCGAGAGGCGACGCTTGTGCGTCAGGCCGGCGATCGGGTTGGTCTGGTCCATGAACTGGCTGAGCTGGGAGGTGCCGAAGAACTCCTTCAGCGCCGCCACCACCGGCCGGATGTTGATCAGCGACTGCGGCGTGATCGCCTCGACGTCCTGGGTGGTCATCCGCTCGCGGACGACCCGCTCCATGCGGGCCAGGCCGGTGCGCAGCTGGTTCTGGATCAGCTCGCCGACCGTGCGCATGCGCCGGTTGCCGAAGTGGTCGATGTCGTCCGCGGCGATGTCCATCGCGCCCTGCGGCATCTCGAGCTGCTCGCGGCCGTCGTGCAGCGCGACGATGTACTTGATCGCGGCGACGATGTCGTCGATGGTCAGCGTCTGCTGGTCGAACGCCTCGGTCAGGCCCAGCTTCTTGTTGATCTTGTAGCGGCCGACCTTCGCCAGGTCGTAGCGCTTGGGGTTGAAGTAGTAGTTGTTCAGCAGCGTCTGCGCCGCCTCGCGCGTCGGCGGCTCGCCCGGGCGCAGCTTGCGGTAGATGTCCAGCAGCGCGTCGTCCTGGCCCTGGGTGTGGTCCTTCTCCAGGGTCAGCATCATCGACTCGTACTCGCCGAACTCCTCGCGGATCTGCTCGTTGGTCCAGCCGAGGGCCTTGAGCAGCACCGTGACGTTCTGCTTGCGCTTGCGGTCCAGGCGCACGCCGACCATGTCGCGCTTGTCGATCTCGAACTCCAGCCAGGCGCCCCGCGAGGGGATCATCTTGGCCGTGTAGATGTCCTTGTCGGACGTCTTGTCCGCGGAGCGCTCGAAGTAGACGCCGGGCGAGCGGACGAGCTGGGAGACCACGACACGCTCGGTGCCGTTGATGATGAAGGTGCCCTTGTCGCTCATGAGCGGGAAGTCGCCCATGAAGACCGTCTGGCCCTTGATCTCACCGGTGTCGTTGTTGGTGAACTCCGCCGAGACGTAGAGCGGGGCGGAGTAGGTGAAGTCCTTCTCCTTGCACTCGTCGACGGTGTACTTGGGGTCGTAGAAGACCGGGTTCTCGAACGACAGCGACATCGTCTCGGAGAAGTCCTCGATCGGGGAGATCTCCTCGAAGATCTCCTGCAGACCGGACTTCTCGGAGACGTCCTCGTTCTGCGAGCGGCGACGCTCGACCTCGGCCTGCCAGGCCTCGTTGCCGATCAGCCAGTCGAAGCTGCTGGTCTGGAGGGAGAGGAGCTGCGGAACCTCGAGCGGTTCGGCGATCTTTGCGAAAGAGATGCGGCGGGGGTTACCAGTGGTGGTGCGCGCGGCCAAGAGGTGTCCTTCGACGGGTTCGCTCACTTGGGATGGCGCCGGCCCACCACAAAATCAGCCACCGGGTAGGCGATTCGCATTTGAGGGCAGGCGCAAAGCGCTACGGTACCCGAAAACGAGGCGCGCCACAACACCGGCATGCACCACGAGGCGAGACGTTGGCGATGATCATGCGCCGCGTGACGGATGTGGTCAAGTGTCCGCGCCGACGGCGCGGCGCGGCGCCCCCACGCACCGGGCCGGGACGCCGCCCCGGCTCAGTTCGACACCGGCGAGCTCACCATGTCGTCGACCAGCCAGTCGCCCCCGACCCGCTGCATCGTCACCGTCACCTGGTCCTTGTAGACCACCGGCTGCTTCTGCTGCTTGTTGGTCTTCGACTGGTTGACGAACAACAGCACGTCGACCCGGTCGTCGCCGGACCGCACGATGCCCGAGGCGACGACGTCGCCCTTCACCACCGCCTGCACGCCCGGGGCGTTCTGCTGGATGACCGCGAACAGCTTGTCGTACTGCCGGCGGTAGGAGGCGGTCAGGTAGGAGTCCGCCGCCTGTTGGTCCTCGTCGAGCCGGCGATAGTCGTAGGACAGGATCGGGCCGACCGCGCGCTCGGCGGCGGCCTGGGCCTCCCGCGTCGACTGCTCCACCGAGGCGTCGGACGGCACCTTGACCCACAGCACGGCCGCGGCGACCACCGCGGCGGCGGCGAGCAGGCCCACCACCGCGAGCAGCCACGCCGGGACGGTGCGGCGGCCGGCCGTCGCCACCACGCCGGATCCGTCCTCGGCACTCGCCTCGGACCGGTCGCCGTCGGCGGTGGCCGGATCGGCCGGCGTGGCGGTCTCCGGCTCCGACTGGCGGGCCAGCTCGGCGTCGTACGCCGCGCGGCGCTTGCGGTCCAGCAGCACCTCGGCGGCCTGGTTGTAGACGCCGAAGCGGCGGTCGGTCGGGTCGAGGTCGGCGATCGCCGCCTTCCACGCGGACCGGATCTCGGCCGGCGAGGCGCTGTGCTCGAGGCCGAGCAGGTCGTACCAGCTGGGGTTGCCCACCATGGTCACTGGCCCGCTCCGTTCGCTCCGGTCACCGGCATGAAGTTGTCGACCAGCCACTTGCCGCCGGTCCGCACCAGCATCACCTTGATGCGGAACGGGATCGGCTCCTGCTGGCCGGCCTTCTTGTAGTCATCGGTGAAGGTGCCGGCGACCAGCGCCTCGGCGGAGTCGCCGTCGAGGGTCGAAACCCCGGTCGCGAAGACCTTCGCCGTGCGGGAGACGCCGGACTGGGCGACCAGCTGCTCGGCGGTGCCCGCCTGCTTGTCGAAGGACACGGCGAACTTCGGCGTGATCACGGCCTTCACCCGGCTGCGGTACTCCGGCATCGCGCCCTTGCTGTCGAGCAGATCGGGGCCGTAGGTGCCCATGCGCAGCATGAACTGGTCGGTCTGCGACATGACCGCCTCCCGCTGCTGCTGGACCTCCTCGGCCTGGCCGCGGCGGCCCGCGACCAGCCACACCAGGGTGCCGCAGCCGGCCAGCAGCACGAGCACGAGCACGCCGAGCACGGCGACCCGGAAGGTCGCGGCCCGCGAGCGCCCGTCGGTCACCGGCGCGGGTCGGCCAGGGGCTGGAGGAACAACCACTTCCACGAGTCCTCTCCAAGGGTTGCGGGGGCCGGGGTGCCCGGCGAGGCGAGAGCGGGGTCGACCTTGCCACCCCACGTGAGCTTGTGGGTGGCCGGGTCGTAGGACGCGACCGGCGCCCGGTAGGCGGCGCCGGCCCGGGGGGCGTTCTGGGCGCCGCGGGGGTTGCTGACGGTGGGCGGCTCGGCGCAGTGGGCCTTGGTGTTCATCGGCGCGTTGCTGCCGTCCTGCGGCGGGCGCATGTTGGTGCTCTCGTAGCCGTGCGTGCACACCTTCGGGTCCTGGGTGAGCACCATGCCGAAGTGGGCGTCGTAGAGCCCGGTCTCCGGCGACTTCGACACGACGGTGAACCCGCCCTCGACGACATAGGGGTAGACGACCAGGATCTGCCGCACCCCGTCGAGGTGCTTGACCACGACGTCGCCGGTGGTGACCAGGTTGTTGATCAGCTCGGCGAGGTCGACCCGGTTGTCCTGCAGGAACGTGCGGAGCTGGTCGGCGGTGGCCGAGCCGTTGTCGATCACCGCGCGCAACGCCTTGTCCGAGCCGGCCAGCGTGCCGCTGAACAGCGACAGGTCGCGGGCGAACTGGCGGATCGAGTCCTCCGAGGCGACCTGGCCGCGCAGCACCGTGTTGCCGTCCCGGATCAGGGCGGTGGTGGTGTCGAAGTTGTCGTTGGCGGCCTTGATGAAGGAGTTGCCGGTGTCGATGATCCGCTGCAGGTCCGGGCCGGTGCCACCGAACGCCTTCCCCAGCTCGCTCACGGTGGTCTGCAGCGACTTCTTGTCCACCGACTCCACGGTGTTGGTGATGTCGGTGAGGAACTTGTCGGTCCGGATCGGGGTGCGGGTGTCGGCCGCGGCGATCTCGGAGCTGTCCTGCAGGTACGGCGAGGAGTCGGTCCGGGGCTGCAGGTCGACGTACTGCTCGCCCACCGCGGAGCGGTCCGCGACCACCGCGAGGGTGTCGGCCGGGATCGTGTCGTAGGAGTTGTCGATGTCGAGGTAGACGTCGACACCCGAGTCGGTCAGCTTCAGTTTCCCGACCCGGCCGACCCCGACGCCGCGGTAGCTCACCTCGCCGCCGGCGAAGATCCCGCCGGACTCCTTGAAGTGGGCCACGACCGTGTAGGAGGTGTCGTGGACCAGGCGGTCCAGGCGGGCGTAGCGGGCCCCGACGTAGCTGACGCCGAGCAGCGTGATCACCGCGAAGACGACCAGCTGCAGCCTGGTGCGGCGGGTGATCATCGGACCACCATCCCGGGGACCAGCAGGCTGACCAGGGCGGGGTCGTAGACCTTCATCAGCTGTCCCATCGTGGGCCCGCGCTTGCGGGACCAGTGCGTGGTCGGGCCGAACCCGGCGCGGGGCAGCCCGGGCACCGAGATGCTCGGCAGCGGCAGCCCGCCCCCACTGCCCGAGGGCGTGGGCAGGCCCGGGAGCAGGTTCAGCTCCTTGCAGACGTCCTTGTTCCGGTTCTTCCGCTTCGCGCACTCCTGCCGGAGCTGGAGCAGCTGCTGCGGGGTCCTGAGCACCTTGCGGCAGGCCTTGCTGTTGAGGTCGCCGCTGCGCAGGCACTTGGTGACGTTGTCGAGGATGACCGTGGGGTCGATCTCCGAGGGCAGGTTCGTCGGCAGGGTCGGGGGGCCGGAGGCGCCGGCGCCCGGGAGGGAGAGGTCCAGCTCCACCGACAGGTTGGTGTAGTCGCCCATGTGCAGGTTGCGGGCGACCTGCGGGTCACGGCCGACCACCTCGTCGACGAACGGGTAGGTCAGGAACACGTTGAAGGACTTCACGAAGTCGTCCCCGGCGCGAGCCAGCTCGGTGAGCACCGGGTCGAGCTGGCGGACGCTCTCGATGGTGGCGTCCTTCGACGCCTTGATCACCCGCACGCCCACGTTCCCGAGCCGGTCCAGCGACCGCAGCATCTTGACCAGGTCGTGGCGCTGCTTGTCCAGCGAGGTCAGCGCGCTGGGCAGCTTCTCCAGCGCCAGGTCGATGCTGTCCTCCTGCTTGCGCACCGAGACCGAGAGGTTGTCCAGCGAGTCGATGGCGTGGACGATGTCGGCCTTGTTCTCGTCCAGCTGGGTCATCAGCGTGCGGATCTGGTCCAGGACCGAGCGCGCCGCGCTCTCGTGGCCGTCCAGGGCGAGGTTGAGCTCGTGGGTGATCGTCTTCAGCTGGGCGACGCCACCGCCGTTGAGCAGCAGGCTCAGCGCGCCGAGCACCTCCTCGACCTCGGGGTTACGGCCGGTGCGCTCCAGCGGGATCGTCGCGCCGTCGCGCAGCCGCTGGCTGCTCGCGTCGGTCGACGGCGGGGCGAGCGAGACGAACTTCTCGCCGAGCAGGCTGGTCTGCCGGATCGTCGCCACGGCGTTGGCGGGCAGCGAGGTGTCGTTGCGCATCTCCAGCGTGACGTCGGCGACGCCGTGGTCCAGCGCGATGTCGGTGACCTGGCCGACGCTGACGTCGGCGACCTTCACCGTGGACTTCGGCACCAGGTCGAGCACGTCGGCGAACATCACGTGGACCGTCATCGGGTCGTTGCCGGTGTCGGTGCCGCCGGGCAGCGGGAGCTTGTAGACGTCGAAGTCGCAGGCGCTGAGCAGCACCGAGCCGGCCAGCAGCGCGAGGAGGAGCCTGAGCGAAGTCATCGTGCGACCGGTCATCGGGACGCTCCCACCAGGCCGCCGAGGGTCGGATCGTAGAGGTCGTGGGTCGGGGCGCCCCCGCCCTGGCCGAACGTGCCGGCCCGCGGCAGCGCCTGCCTGATCAGGTCGCAGGACTTGCCGCCCTGGTCGGCCTGGTCGACGAGCGAGCAGAGGAACGCGGCGGGGTCGGCGGAGATCTGCTGGCCGAGCTGGCCGATGTTGGTGCGGGTGTCCAGCGTGCCGGCCTGCGGGTTGTAGGTGAGCGCCAGGTTGTTCAGCGCCAGCGGGGCGTCGCGGAGGATCTCGTCGAGGGCGCCGCGCTGCTTGACCAGCACCTTCGAGACCCGGTTCAGCCCGGAGATGTTCTTGCCGAGGATCGTGCGGTTGTCCTTGACGAACGACGACACCTGCCCCATCGCCGTGGCGAGGTTGCGCAGCGAGGCCTTCAGCTCCTGCCGCTCCCCCGCCAGCATCGAGGAGACGTTGCCGAGCGAGGTGTTGAAGCTGCGCACCGTCTGGTCGTTGCGGGCCAGCGTCGAGATGAACCCCTCCAGCTGGCGGGCGGAGCCGAACAGCTCGTCCTTGTTGTCGTCGAGGGTGGCGCTGAGCTTGCTGAAGTTCTGCACCGTCCGGTGGAACTGGGCGCCCTCGCCACCGAAGTTCTTCGCCGTGGTCTCCAGCAGGTCCGACAGCGCGCCGTCGTGGTTGGCGCCGGTGGGGCCCAGGGCCACGGTCAGGTCGTCGACCGAGGCGTAGATCTGGTCCAGCTCCAGCGGGACCGCGGTGCGGTCGGTGTCGAGCACCGCGCCGTCGGCGATCACGTGGTCACCCGGCTCGTAGGTCGGCGTCAGCTGGATGTAGCGGTCGCCGACGATCGAGGGCGCGATGATCACGGCCTTGGCGTCGGCCGGGATCTTCACGCTCGGGTCGTAGGACATCTTGACCACCACGTCGGTGCCCGACGGGGTCACCGAGTCGACCTCGCCGACCGGCACCCCGAGGATCCGCACGTCGCTGCCCTCGTAGACGGAGACCGCCCGGGGGAACTTGGCCACCAGCGTCTTCTGGTCGCCCCCGCGGAACATGACGACCGCGGCCGTGGCGAGCAGCGCGACGATCACGGCGGGCACGATGAGTCTCTTCAGCACGGCCGCTCACCCGACCTGCGGAACCGGAGGAAGGTTCTGGATGTAGGTGTCGAACCACGGACCGTTGCCCAGGGTGTTCGCGAACACCCGGTAGAACGGCGCCATCAGCCGCAGGCTGTTGTCGAGGTTGTCCTCGTTCTTGTTCAGCACGGCGACGACGTTGTCCAGGTGGGTCAGTGCGGGCTTGAGGTCGGCGCGGCTCTGCTTCACCAGGGCGGTCAGCTCCTTGGACAGGGTCGAGGTGGAGACCAGCAGGTTGTGCACGGCCTGGCGGCGGGCGACGAGGGCCTTGAACAGCACGTCGGAGTCCTTCATCAGCCCGACGATGTCCTGGTCGCGCTGGTCGAGGACGCCGCTGACCCGCTTGAGGTTCTTCAGCAGCGTGTTGAT is a window encoding:
- a CDS encoding MCE family protein; translated protein: MITRRTRLQLVVFAVITLLGVSYVGARYARLDRLVHDTSYTVVAHFKESGGIFAGGEVSYRGVGVGRVGKLKLTDSGVDVYLDIDNSYDTIPADTLAVVADRSAVGEQYVDLQPRTDSSPYLQDSSEIAAADTRTPIRTDKFLTDITNTVESVDKKSLQTTVSELGKAFGGTGPDLQRIIDTGNSFIKAANDNFDTTTALIRDGNTVLRGQVASEDSIRQFARDLSLFSGTLAGSDKALRAVIDNGSATADQLRTFLQDNRVDLAELINNLVTTGDVVVKHLDGVRQILVVYPYVVEGGFTVVSKSPETGLYDAHFGMVLTQDPKVCTHGYESTNMRPPQDGSNAPMNTKAHCAEPPTVSNPRGAQNAPRAGAAYRAPVASYDPATHKLTWGGKVDPALASPGTPAPATLGEDSWKWLFLQPLADPRR
- a CDS encoding MCE family protein, which gives rise to MTSLRLLLALLAGSVLLSACDFDVYKLPLPGGTDTGNDPMTVHVMFADVLDLVPKSTVKVADVSVGQVTDIALDHGVADVTLEMRNDTSLPANAVATIRQTSLLGEKFVSLAPPSTDASSQRLRDGATIPLERTGRNPEVEEVLGALSLLLNGGGVAQLKTITHELNLALDGHESAARSVLDQIRTLMTQLDENKADIVHAIDSLDNLSVSVRKQEDSIDLALEKLPSALTSLDKQRHDLVKMLRSLDRLGNVGVRVIKASKDATIESVRQLDPVLTELARAGDDFVKSFNVFLTYPFVDEVVGRDPQVARNLHMGDYTNLSVELDLSLPGAGASGPPTLPTNLPSEIDPTVILDNVTKCLRSGDLNSKACRKVLRTPQQLLQLRQECAKRKNRNKDVCKELNLLPGLPTPSGSGGGLPLPSISVPGLPRAGFGPTTHWSRKRGPTMGQLMKVYDPALVSLLVPGMVVR
- a CDS encoding MCE family protein, whose translation is MLKRLIVPAVIVALLATAAVVMFRGGDQKTLVAKFPRAVSVYEGSDVRILGVPVGEVDSVTPSGTDVVVKMSYDPSVKIPADAKAVIIAPSIVGDRYIQLTPTYEPGDHVIADGAVLDTDRTAVPLELDQIYASVDDLTVALGPTGANHDGALSDLLETTAKNFGGEGAQFHRTVQNFSKLSATLDDNKDELFGSARQLEGFISTLARNDQTVRSFNTSLGNVSSMLAGERQELKASLRNLATAMGQVSSFVKDNRTILGKNISGLNRVSKVLVKQRGALDEILRDAPLALNNLALTYNPQAGTLDTRTNIGQLGQQISADPAAFLCSLVDQADQGGKSCDLIRQALPRAGTFGQGGGAPTHDLYDPTLGGLVGASR